A part of Alphaproteobacteria bacterium genomic DNA contains:
- the pcaG gene encoding protocatechuate 3,4-dioxygenase subunit alpha, whose amino-acid sequence MAFKQTPSQTVGPFFAYGLTPEQYGYPFASIAGATVAGVEGDAVITVEGRVFDGAGEAVPDALVEIWQADGAGRYNHPADRRASNRTFGGFARCGTGTDPEKRFVFRTVKPGSVDGEQAPHISVIVFMRGLPCHAYTRLYFPEEAAANAADPVMASVPEARRGTLVAERLERDGGIVYRFDIYMQGDNETVFFDV is encoded by the coding sequence ATGGCGTTCAAACAGACGCCATCGCAGACGGTCGGGCCGTTTTTCGCCTATGGGCTGACGCCCGAACAGTACGGCTATCCGTTCGCCAGCATTGCCGGCGCTACGGTCGCGGGTGTCGAGGGCGATGCCGTCATTACGGTCGAAGGCCGCGTCTTCGACGGGGCGGGGGAGGCCGTGCCCGATGCGCTGGTTGAAATCTGGCAGGCCGACGGCGCGGGCCGCTACAACCACCCGGCCGACCGGCGCGCGTCCAACCGGACCTTCGGCGGATTCGCGCGCTGTGGCACGGGCACGGATCCGGAAAAACGGTTTGTCTTCCGCACGGTGAAGCCCGGTTCGGTGGATGGCGAACAGGCGCCGCATATCAGCGTCATCGTCTTTATGCGCGGTCTGCCATGCCATGCCTATACGCGCCTTTATTTTCCGGAAGAGGCGGCGGCAAACGCGGCGGACCCGGTCATGGCGTCCGTGCCCGAAGCCCGGCGCGGCACGCTGGTCGCGGAACGGCTGGAGCGCGATGGCGGCATCGTTTACCGGTTCGACATATACATGCAGGGTGACAACGAAACCGTGTTCTTCGATGTCTGA